The sequence CGTCCGCCGCACCGCCTTCCTGGAAGCCGGACCGTTCAACCCGGCACTGCGCCAGACCGAGGAGATCGACCACGCCGAACGGCTCGCCGCCCGCCACCCCATGCTGCTCACCTCGCGCGTCCGGGGCCGGCTCTCCGACGAGAACCGGATCCGCCCGCTGCTGCGCAAGGCCTTCGTGCGCAGCCGCCTGCGGGTGCCGTTCTACCTCGACCGCGGGCGCGCGATGCAGGGCATGGAGACCCCCGGCCGGGCCCTCGCCTCGGTGCTCGCCGCGCTCACCCTGCTGAGCCTGCCCGTGATCGTCCTGGAGCCGGCGGCCGCGCTCGCCACCGCCCTGCTGCTCGCCGCCTTCGTCCTCACCGACCTCGGGCAGTACCGTTTCGTCCGCCAGGAACGCGGCTACCGCTTCCTCGCCTTCTTCACCCTCTGCCACCTCCTGCTGAACGCCGTCGTCACCGCCGGACTCGCCGCCGGCGTCGCCCAGTTCGCGGTCAGCCGGCGCTTCCGCCGGATGTACCGGCAGGACGGCCCGGTCGGGGAACCGGTGCCGGGCCCGGTGTCGCGGCCGGACCCGGAGCCGGAACCCACCCGGGCCCGGCGGATCGCCCGCCGGCTGCGCACCTGGTACGGCCGCGCCCTGGTCGGCCTCACCGGCGCCTGGCTGCTCTACGCCTTCTTCCGCTGGTCGGTCAGCGGCCGCTGGCACTGGGCGATCCTGTTCGACGCCGTCCCGCCGGTGCTCCTCGTCGCCGTGCCGCTGTTCCTGCTGCTCGCCGCCGCGGGCGCCTGCGGTCCCCGCCGGGGCTGGGCCCTCGGACTCGCCCTGCCGCCGCTGCTGCTCGGCCTCACCACCGGCTCCGGCCTCAACTGGCCCGCCCTGTGGCACGGCGAGCGGCCGGTGCCGCCCGGGGCACTGCACGTGGTCTCCTTCAACACCCAGTACTGGGCCGCGTCCACCGGCGTCGACCGGCTCTACGACCTGATCCACCGCCAGAACGCCGACGTGTACCTGTTCCAGGAGCACGTGGTCTGGCAGCCCGGCCTCGGCGAGGACGGCTACCGGCGGCTCGACGACGACGCCCGGCTCGCCGCCGAGTTCCCCGGCTACCACATCGCCCGCACCGGCGAACTGCTCACCGTCTCCCGCTATCCGATCCTCGAGCAGCGCTCCGTCGGCACCGGAGCCGCCCTCGGACCCGACGCCTCGTTCAGCCGGATCTTCGCCCGCGACAAGGTGATGCGCACCGACCTCCAGGTCGGCGCCACCGTGCTCAGCGTCTACAACGTGCACGTCACCGTGCCGCTGGCCCCCGACCTCGACCCGTTCTCGGGCTTCGACTTCGACTCCTACTTCAAGCGCAAGTTCGCCTGGCGCCAGGAGGAGATCCGGGGACTGGAGACGGAGCTCAAGGGGAACCCCAACCGGACGCTGGTCGCCGGCGACTTCAACGCCAGCCCCGCGATGCGCGACCTGGACGGGATCCGATCGCTCGCGGACGACGCGATTCGCGCCAACAATGACTTCCTGCCGCTGAGTTGGAAGTTCTCCGCGCCCGCCGGGTTCGACTGGGACAGCGCGATCAACCGCCCCTACCCGCTCTGGCGGCTGGACTGGAGCTTCACCCGGGGCCCGGTGAAGGTGCACCGCTACGACTTCCGCTCCGCCGAGGGCATCTCCGAACACCGGCTCCAGGACCTCTGGCTCTCGCTCTGAACTCCCCCCGAAAGGAAACGACATGGTGCTCAAGGACCTGCGGACCGCCGTCCGCACCGCCTCCGGCGTCGAACTGCTGGAGCGCCTGCCCGCGCTGCGCCGGCCGGTGGACTGGCTCGGTGAGCGGCCGGTGCTGCACGGCCTCACCCTGTGGGCGTTCGGGCTGCGCAAGCCGCTGTTCTGGGACCATGTGGTCACCCCCGAGCCCCGGGCCGAACTCACCGAGGTCCGGGACCTGCTGGAGAAGAACCGCGAGCGCTACGCGGAACGGCTGGCCGGCTTCGTGGAGTTGGGCGACGCGCTGAGCGGGATCCCGCTGCGGGGCACCGCGGCCGGCTCCACCCCGTACTGGAACAACGGCTGGCTGCCGCCGCTGGACGCGCTGTCGCTGTACGGGTTCCTGGCCGAGCTGCGGCCCGCCCGCTACCTGGAGATCGGCTCCGGCAACTCCACCAAGTTCGCCCGCCGGGCCGTCGAGGACCTCGGGCTGAGCACCCGGATCACCTCGATCGACCCGGCCCCGCGCGCCACCGTCGACCGGCTCTGCGACGAGGTGGTCCGCACCCCGCTCCAGCACGCCGACCTCGCGGTGTTCCGCGAGCTGGAGCCGGGCGACATCGTCTTCTTCGACGGGTCGCACCGGCTCCACATGGGCTCGGACGTCGCGGTGTTCTTCTTCGAGGTGCTGCCGGTGCTCAGGCCCGGGGTGATCGTCCACGTGCACGACATCATGCTCCCGGCGGACTACCCGACCTCCTGGCGCTGGCGCCACTACTCCGAGCAGTACCTGCTGGCCGCGCTGCTGACGGCCGCTCCGGGGCGGTTCGACGTCGAGCTGCCGGACGCCTTCGTGCACGCCGACCCGGAGCTGCGGCGGATCGCCGAGCCGCTCTGGCGCAGGCTCGGGGTCACCGAGCACTACGAGCCCGGGTCGTTCTGGTGGCGCCACACCGGCTGAGCCGGCCCGGGCGGGTGGCTCCGGCGGGCCGCTCGGGCGGACGGCCAGGGGCCCGGCGGGCCGGGCGCGAACGGGCGGGGCCCGGGGGCCGGACGGACGGCTCAGGAGGCCGGGCAGGCGCCGTTGAGGATGTCCTGCTCCAGCGTCCGCAGCTCCGGTCCCGGCTCCAGGCCCAGTTCCTCGACGAGCTGGGTGCGCAGCGTGCGGTAGACGCCGAGCGCCTCCACCGTCCGTCCGGAGCGGTGCAGGGCCTGCATCAGCAGGGCGTGCAGGTGCTCGCGGAACGGGTGCGCGGAGACCAGTTCGAGCAGCTCGCCGACCAGGTCCCCGGGCCGGCCGAGGGCCAGCTCCAGCCGCACCCGTTCCTCGACCGCGCGCAGCCGGTTCTCCTCCAGCCGCCGGGCCCAGGACTCCAGCGGCGGGCAGTCCAGCCCCGCCGTGGCCGGCCCGGTCCACCGGGCGAGGGCCTGCCGCAGGACGGCGGCGGCCTCGGGGAGGTGCCCGGCGGCGGCCCGCAACCGGGCGCGGGCGACCTCCTCGTTGAACAGCGTGGCGTCCAGCTCGCCCGGCCCGAGCCGGAGCCGGTAGCCGTTCGGATGGGTCTCGATCACCGGTGGCGCGCCCGCGTCGGCGAACGCGCGGCGCAGCTGCGAGACGCAGATCCGGATCTGCGTCCGGGCGCTGGCCGGTGGCGCGGAGCCCCACAGGTTGTCCACCAGCCGGTCCAGCGGCACGACCCAGTTGGGTGTCAGGGCGAGGGTCGCCAGCACGAGTTGGCTGCGTCGTCCCCCGAGTGGTATTGGCTTTCCGTCGACGTCGACCTGGAGTGGTCCCAGGATGTGCACCAGCACGATACAGCCCCCGTTCGTCGCTCTCACCTGCGCCGAAATGGCGCCGCGGAAGCGGAGGAGACTCCGCCGTCCGGGCGCCGGATGGCAGCATGGTATAGACCTTTGAGGGTGTCAAGGGCACTTCAAGGCCGCCGGATGGCCGGATCGGGCCCCGCCCGGACCGCCCGCCGCGGCGGCCGGGAACCCTCGTGACTGACGGACCGTCAGGGACTGTCGCTCAGCGCGTAGGTACGGAAAGTGGCGAGCAGGGGTAGCACATCGGTCTTGCTCGGCTCCTCGGTGACGGCCCGCATGGCGTCGATCACCGCGTGCGCGATCACCTTGACCACACCGAGGTCGTCCCCGGCCGTCTCGCCCCACGCGCGCAGGGTCCGGGTGAGCAGGGCGCTCATCCGGGCACCGATGTTGGAACTCACCGCGTCGGTGAGCTCGGCGAGCTCCTCGTCGGTCATGCTCGACCGCAGGCCGAAGGCCAGCGCCATCAGCGTGTCGACGGCGTGCTCGCCGTAGCGCGCGACCAGCGCGGCGAGCGGCTGCTCGGTCGGCCCCCCGGCGGCCAGCGCGGCCAGGGCCTCGTCGTCGTCCTTCCAAGCCGCTTCGAGCGCGGCCAGGGCCCGCAGGGCCTCGTCCACCATCAGGCCATCCGTCATGCGGAGAACCGTATTGAGCGTCCGGGGGCCGGGGGCGGGGCCGGGGCGGGATCTCACCCGATCGAGGGAAAACGGCGCGGTTCCTCCTCCGGGAGCGCCGGGGGCCGTGCGGGGTCGCGGGCGGTGGGCGTTCGTCGGGCTCGCGCGTCCGTCGGGCTCGCGCGCTCGTCGGCCGCGGGCGCTCTCCGGCCGTGGGTGTTCGTCGGCCGTCGGTGTCGGTCGGCCGTGCGCTTTCTCCCGACCGGCGGGAGCCGGGCCGTCCGCGGTTCAGCCGGCTCCGTGCTCGGCGGTGAAGGCGGCGGCGTCCCAGTCGCCGTGCAGCGCGGGCGCGAGCGCGGCGACCGCGAGCGCGGTGAAGTCCGCCGCCCGGCCCGCGTGTTCGGGCAGCGCGCCGAGCAGCGGCGCGCCGGCGGCGGCCCGCGGCAGGTCGGCGAGGTTGCAGCGGTCGGCGAGCCCGGGGGAGTCCGGCCAGGCGCCGACCACGACGCCCAGCAGCGGCAGACCGCGCGCGGCCAGCGCCTCGGCGGTGAGCGCGGTGGTGTTCAGCGTGCCGAGACCGGCCGTGGCCACCAGCAGCACCTCGGCGGGCAGGCCGAGTCCACGTACCGCGCGGGCCTGGTCGGCGAGCGTCCGGCCCTGCTCGTCGTAGCGGACCAGCAGCCCGCCGGCGCCCTCCACCAGCACCAGGTCGTGCCGCTCGGCCAGGGCCGCGACCTCCTTCGCCACGTCCTCGGCCGCCAGGCACGGCAGGCCGGACCGGCGGGCGGCCGTGTCGGGCGCCAAGGGCTCGGGGTAGCGGGCGAGTTCGCACAGGGTGAGGGCGTCCGGCGCCGGCGCCGCGGGCCCGGCCAGCCGGCGGACCTCCTCGGCGTCGCCGGGCTCGCCGGGGGCGACCCCGGTCTGGCCGGGCTTGAGCACCGCGACCCGCAGACCGGCCCGCAGGGCGGCGGCCGTGACGGCCGCCGTGGTGACGGTCTTGCCGACCTCGGTGCCGGTCCCGGTCACGAAGAGCACGCGTCCGCCCGTGCCGCCGTCGGTGTGCCTGCCCGCGTCGCCGCTCATGTCCCCGTCCCTGCCCATGGTCCCGCTCCTGTTCCCGTCCATCGTGGTGTCCGCCGCCCCGCGCTCAGCCGGCGGCCGCCGCCGCCGTGACGGCCCGGGCGATCCGCGCCACGTCCTCGTCGCCGGTGATGTACGGCGGCATGGTGTAGACGAGGTCCCGGAACGGGCGCAGCCAGACACCCTCCCGTGCGGCGGCCTCGGTCGCCGCCGCCATGTCCACCGGGTGGTCCAGCTGCACGACGCCGATCGCGCCGAGCACCCGGACGTCCTTGACCCCCGGCAGCGCGGCGGCGTCCGCCAGACCCGCGCCCAGCCCGGTGCCGATCCGCTTCACCTCGGTCGCCCAGTCCTGCCCGAGCAGCAGGTCGATCGAGGCGTTGGCGACCGCCGCCGCCAGCGGGTTGCCCATGAACGTCGGCCCGTGGGCCAGCACCGGCACCGTGCCGCGGCTGATGCCGTCCGCGATCTCCGCCGTGCACAGGGTGGCCGCCATGGTGAGGTAGCCGCCGGTGAGCGCCTTGCCGAGGCACATCACGTCCGGGGCGACACCCGCGTGGTCGGCGGCGAACAGCTCGCCGCTGCGGCCGAACCCGGTGGCGATCTCGTCGAGGACGAGCAACACCCCGTGCCGGTCGCACAGTTCGCGCAGCATCCGGAGGTAGGCGGGGGAGTGGAAGCGCATCCCGCCGGCGCCCTGCACCACCGGTTCCACGATCACCGCCGCCAGCTCGCCGGCGTGGCGTTCCACCAGCTCCTCGAAGGCCCGGGCGTACGCGTCGTCGAGCGGGGCGTCGAAGCCGGCCGGCGGCTCGGCGGCGAACAGCTGGTGCGGCAGCACCCCGCCCCACAGCTGGTGCATGCCGCCCTCCGGGTCGCACACCGACATCGGGTGGAAGGTGTCCCCGTGGTAGCCGCCGCGCCAGGTGAGCAGCCGCCGCTTCTCCGGCCGCCCGACGGACTGCCAGTACTGCAGGCACATCTTCATCGCGACCTCGACGGCCACCGAGCCCGAATCGGCGAGGAACACGTGCCGCAGCGGCTCCGGAGTGATCTCCACCAGGGTGGCCGCCAGCCGGACGGCGGGCTCGTGGGTGAGCCCGCCGAACATGACGTGGCTCATCCGCCCCAGCTGCCCGCGCACCGCCTCGTCCAGCACCGGGTGCCCGTACCCGTGGATCGCCGCCCACCAGGAGGACATGCCGTCCACCAGCTCGCGCCGCCCGCCCGCGACCGGCTCGGCCAGCCGCAGCCGGACGCCGGAGGCGGACTCCACCACGTACGGGGTGGCGGTGCCGGGCATCGGCCCGTACGGGTGCCAGACGTGCGCCCGGTCGAGCGCGATCAGGGTGTCGGTGGACAGCTGGGTCATGGGGAGAGGACTTTCCGGGGTGCGGTGGGGGCCGGTCCGGCCCGGTTCGTGCCGGGCCGAACCGGGTCGTGCCAGGCCGGTCCGGTTCGTGCCGGTCCGGTGTGGGCCGGGGGCGTCAGGCGTTCGGAGCCAGCTCGGTCCCGGCGCCGCGGCGGCGGACCCGGACCAGGTCGGTGCGCACCTCGTCGGAGCCCGCGGGGACGGCCCCGGCGGTGTCGTCGGCACTCGCCGCCGGCGCCGCGTGGTCGTGGCCGCCGCACGGGCCGCAGCCGCCGCCCGTCCCGCAGCCGCCGCCGACGGCGGACCCGGCGCTCTCGCCGGACAGGACGGACGTGCCGCAGCCGCCGCCCGGGCCGGCCGTGGCCCCGCTGCCGCAACCGCCGGTCGCCGCCGCCGCGATGTCCGCCCGGTGCCGGGGCAGGGTGCTCTCGCCCATGCCCTCGACCTCGAACCCGGCGTCCGCGATCATGTCGAGGTCGGTCTGCCCGGCCTGGCCCTCGCTGGTCAGGTAGTCGCCCAGGAAGATGGAGTTGGCGAGGTGCAGGCCCAGCGGCTGCATGCTGCGCAGGTGCACCTCACGGCCGCCGGCGATCCGCACCTCGGTGTCCGGGTTGACGAACCGCACCATGGCGAGGATCCGCAGGCAGCGCTGCGGCGACAGGTTCCACTCCTTCGCCAGCGGAGTGCCCTCGAACGGGATGAGGAAGTTCACCGGCACCGAGTCGGAGCCCAGCTCGCGCAGCGCGAAGACCACGTCCACGAGGTCCTCGTCGCTCTCGCCCATGCCCGCGATCAGGCCCGAGCAGGCCGACAGGCCGGCGCCGTGCGCCTTCTGCACGGTGTCCACCCGGTCCGCGTAGGTGTGGGTGGTGGTGATGTCGCCGTAAGTGCCCTCGGAGGTGTTCAGGTTGTGGTTGTAGGCGTCGACACCGGCCGCCTTCAGACGCTCCGCCTGGTTGTCCGAGAGCAGGCCGAGGCAGGCGCAGATCTCCACCGCCGGGTCGGCCTCCTTGATGGCCGCGACGGTGTCGGTCACCCGGTCGATGTCACGGTCCGTCGGGCCGCGGCCGCTCGCCACCAGGCAGACCCGCTTGGCGCCGCCCGACACGCCGGCCTTCGCCGCCTCGGCGGCCTGACCCGGCTTGAGCCAGGTGTACTTCAGGATCTCGGCCTTGGAGCCCAGCCGCTGCGAACAGTAGGAGCAGTCCTCCGGGCACAGCCCGCTCTTCAGGTTCACCAGGTAGTTGAGCTTGACCCGGCGGCCGAACCACCGCCGGCGCACCCGCCCGGCGGCCGCGACCACGTCGAGCAGCTCGTCGTCGGTGGTGGCGAGGACGGCGAGCGCCTCCTCGCGGGTGGGGGTCTCCCCACGCAGGCCCTTGGCGGTGAGGGTATCGAGCAGATCCATGGGCCTGATCCTGCCTGCTGGGCCGCGACGGACGCCAGAGGAAACCCACCAGAAGATCCCGGGGAGGATGTGCGAGTTGTCACAGTGTCGAAGCTCACGGTAGTGGCGCCGGTCACGTCGTGGACGAAGGTCCCGGCGGCCCTCCGGGAGGTCCTTCCGGCGACCGCTGCGGAGCGTCTTCCGGTGCCCGTTCCGGAGCGTGTTCGGGGGTGCGTTCGGGAGTGCGTTCCGGGGCCCATTTCGGGGCCCGTTCCGACGGCCCTCCCGGTGCTTTCCCGAGCCCCTCCCGGCGGCCTCCCCGCGCTGCTCCCGCCGTCCTCCCCGCGCCGCTCCCGCCGTCCTCCCCGTCCTGCTCCCGCCGCCCCGACCCCGTGATCTCCACCACTCGTGACCTGCATACAATCGGCCGCATGACCACGCAGGGGGAGCGCGCCCCGTCATCGGCAGAATCACCGGCGGAGCGGCCGGGGTACGACGTGTCCGAACGGCCGGACGGGACCCACCGGCCCAGACGCGTGACCGCCCGACGGGTCGTCGGCTGGATCACCGTCGTCGGCGTGGTCGCCGCCGGCGGCTGGATCGTCACCCGCCCCACGCCCGGCGACTACATACCCGGGCTCGGTCCCTCCAGCAAGGAGCAGTCCAAGACCCCGCCGATCGTCGGCGACCCGCCGCAGCGCACGCTCGTCGACCCCGAGGCCCTCGACGTCGAGGCCTACTTCCCCGCCCAGCGGATCGTGGAGTCCGGCTCCTACAAGGGCAAGCGCTCCGGTGTGCGGCGCGGCGACAACTGCACCGAGGTGCTCCAGGACCGCACCCTGGAGCTGCTGCGCGAGCCCGGCTGCAAGGGCTACCTCGCGGTCAGCTTCACCGCCCAGGACCGGCCCGTGCTGAGCAGCGTCACCCTGCTGCGCTTCACCGACGCCGCGGCCGCGGCCCGCGCCGTCGAGGCGCTCCACGCCAAGTCCGGATCGGTGGCCTTCATCCTCCCGGACGCCTCGGCCGCGCCCGCGCTGCCGGCCGGATCGGCCCGGCCCGCCATCGAGCCGCGGGTCGAACTCGTCGGCCACTACGTGACGGTGGCCAGTTCCCGGCCCGCCGAGATGTACCCCGGCGGCGTGGCCGCGCCCCCCGCGCCGACGCCGGTGCCCACCACCGCCCCCGGTACCGCCGTCCCCGGTGCGCCCTCCGGTACCGCCTCCGCCCCGCCCGCCGGCGGCCCGTCCGTGCCCCCGGTGAGTCCGCTGCCGGTGCCCTCGGCGAGCACTCCCGGCCTGGACCAGCTGCTCGACGAGGCCACCCGGGCCGTCTCGCACAGCGCGGGCGTGCCGTTCGTCTGGATGTAGCGGCCCGGACGCAGCCCCAGGGGCCGAACGGGGGAGGGGGCGGGCCGCGGCCCGCCCCCTCCCCCGTTCCGTCGGCCGGTCAGGGCCGCTGACGAGCTGTCAGCCATTCATGACGGTCCGTCAGCCGCCCAGTCGGTCCACGGCGGTGACCCGCAGCACCGCGCGGCCCTCCTCGTCCGAGCCGAAGAGGTCGACCTCGGCGCTGATGCCCCAGTCGTGGTCGCCCTCCGGGTCGTCGAAGATCTGCCGCACCCGCCAGGCCGAGTCCTCCTGCTCGATGATCAGCATCTTGGGGCCGCGCGCGTTCGGACCGGTGCCCAGGTCGTCGTACTCGTCCCAGTACCCGTCCATGGCGTCCGCCCAGCGGTCCGCGTCCCAGCCGTACTCGCCGTCCAGCGCGCCCAGTTCGTCGTAGTGCTCCAGCGCGCACAGCTCGACCCGGCGGAACATCTCGTTGCGCACCAGCACCCGGAACGCCCGCGCGTTCGCCGTCACCGGCGCCGGCTTGTCGTCCAGCGCCACCTCGGCCGTCTGCGGACCGGTCGGGTTGGCCAGCTGCTCCCACTCGTCCAGCAGGCTGGAGTCGACCTGGCGGACCAGCTCGCCCAGCCAGGCGATGACGTCCTTGAGGTCGTCGGTCTTCACGTCCTCAGGGACGGTCTGCTCCAGCGCCTTGAACGCGCCGGCCAGGTAGCGCAGCACGATGCCCTCGGTGCGGGCCAGCTCGTAGAAGCCGACGTAGTCCGAGAAGGTCATCGCCCGCTCGTAGAGGTCCCGCACGACCGACTTCGGCTGGAGCTGGTGGTCGCCGATCCACGGGTGGGCCCGCTGGTACACCTCGTAGGCGTGGGTGAGCAGCTCCTCCAGCGGCTTCGGGTAGGTGATCTCCTGGAGCCGCTCCATCCGCTCCTCGTACTCGATGCCGTCGCGCTTCATCTCGCCGACGGCCTCGCCGCGCGCCTTGTTCTGCTGCGAGGCGAGGATCTGCCGGGGGTCGTCGAGGGTCGCCTCGACCACCGACACCACGTCCATCGCGTAGGACGGCTCGGTCGGGTCGAGCAGTTCGAAGGCCGCCAGGGCGAAGGTGGACAGCGGCTGGTTGAGCGCGAAGTTCTCCTGGAGGTCCAGGGTGAGGCGCACGATCCGGCCCTCGGCGTCCGGCTCCGGCAGCCGCTCCACCACGCCGCCCTCCAGCAGCGAGCGGTAGATGGCGATCGCGGTGCGGATGTGCCGGCGCTGCGCGGCCCGGTCCTCGTGGTTGTCGGTGAGCAGCTTGCGCATCGCCTCGAAGGCGTTGCCCGGCCGCGCGATCACCGACAGCAGCATCGCGTGGGTCACCTTGAACCGGGAGACCAGCGGCTCCGGATCGGCGCCGATCAGCTTCTGGAAGGTCTCCTCGGACCAGCCGACGAAGCCCTCCGGCGCCTTCTTGCGGACGATCTTCCGCTTCTTCTTGGGGTCGTCGCCCGCCTTGGCGACGGCCTTGTCGTTCTCGATGACGTGCTCGGGCGCCTGCGCCACCACCTGGCCCACGGTGTCGAACCCGGCCCGACCGGCCCGTCCGGCGATCTGGTGGAACTCCCGGGCGCGCAGGATCCGCACCCGTTGCCCGTCGTACTTCGACAGCGCGGTGAACAGCACCGTGCGGATCGGAACGTTGACGCCCACCCCGAGCGTGTCCGTCCCGCAGATCACCTTCAGCAGACCCGCCTGGGCGAGCCGCTCGACCAGGCGCCGGTACTTGGGCAGCATGCCCGCGTGGTGCACACCGATCCCGTGCCGGACGAAACGCGACAGATTGCGTCCGAACTTGGTGGTGAAGCGGAAATTCCCGATCAGCTCGGCGATGGCGTCCTTCTCCGCCTTCGAGCACATGTTGATGCTCATCAGCGACTGCGCCCGGTCCACCGCCTCCTTCTGGGTGAAGTGCACGACATACACCGGCGCCTGGCCGGTCTGCAGCAGCTCCTCCAGCGTGTCGTGCATGGTGGTGCGGCGGTACTCGTAGAACAGCGGCACCGGGCGCGTCGAGTTGCGCACCACCGTCGTCGGCCGTCCGGTGCGCCGGGTGAGGTCCTCCTCGAACCGCCGCACGTCGCCCAGCGTCGCCGACATCAGCAGGAACTGCGCCTGCGGCAGCTCCAGCAGCGGAATCTGCCAGGCCCAGCCGCGGTCCGGCTCCGCGTAGAAGTGGAACTCGTCCATCACCACCTGGCCGACATCGGCCCGGGCGCCGTCGCGCAGCGCGATCTGCGCCAGCACCTCCGCCGTGCAGCAGATGATCGGCGCCGTCGGGTTCACCGAGGCGTCACCCGTCATCATGCCGACCTGCTCGGTCCCGAACATCTTCACCAGGTCGAAGAACTTCTCCGACACCAGCGCCTTGATCGGCGCCGTGTAGAACGTCCGCTTCCCCTCCGCGAGCGCCGCGAAGTGCGCTCCCGCCGCCACCAGGCTCTTCCCCGAGCCCGTCGGCGTCGCCAGGATCACGTTGTTCCCCGACACCAGCTCGATCAGCGCCTCCTCCTGAGCCGGGTACAGCGAGATCCCGCGCTCCTCCGCCCAGGCGGCGAACGTCTCGTACAGCGCGTCGGGCGTGGCGGGCTTCGGCATCAGATCAAGGAGGGTCACCGCCCCATCTTGCCTGCTCGCCGCCACCCCCGGCAAAGCTACCCCGCCACCGCGGGCGCCCGGTCGGCGATCCGCACGTCGGGGCAGCCCTCCTGGCGGACGACCTCGGCGGCGGTGCGGCGGGCGAGGTCGACGAAGAGCTGGGTGCGCTCCGGCCGGGGCAGGTCCGAGGTGAGGAAGTCGCCCCAGACGGAGATCTTCCGGTAGACGGCCTCTGGCCGCGCCGATCGGCCGCTGTCGCACTTCAGGATCAGCAGGGGGGCGTAGTTGTCCTGAAGCCACCCCTCGACCCCGGTTCCGAAGGCGAGCTCCGTGCTCTGTCCGACGCGGACCCACTCGGTCGCTTCGTCGCGCGTGGCGCGGTACGAGCGTTCGTCGACCTGCCTCACCTCGATTCTCACCACGGGGTCCGTCTGCTCCGGTCGCCAACTGACGTAGCAATCGGCCGTGGCACTGCGGCCGGACAGGTCGGCGTCGGTCGGTACCTCGACAGCCTTCCCTTCGTCGCTCATGAGCGTTCGGAGGTTCCCCGCCGTGACGATTCCCCAGCACGCGCCGACCGGTACGTCCGCCGACTTCCAGGGCTGCCACCACCACAGGCCGCCACCGAGGAGCACCAGCGTCGCAGCCGCGGCTGCGACGGTGACCCGCCCTCGTCGGCCGCTCCGCACCGTGTCAGTCCTTCTCATGGGTCACCTGCCAAAGGATGTTGGTGCCGGCGGCGAACGAGCCGGCGATCGCGGTTTCGACGGCGGGCGCCATGTCGTTGAGGTACTTCCGTTCGAGGCCGGCCTGGGCCGCCCCGTCCCGGATCGCGTCCTGGACGGACCCCTGCGCGCCCACCAGCGCGTGGTTCTGGGCCGCCTGCGCCTTGTTGGTGGTCTCCGCCTCGGTGTTCACCAGGTAGCTCTCGGCGATACCGTCCATGATCTTGTCGACCATGCTGTTGGCGAGCGGACCGACGATGGGCGCCCGGGTCTCCAG comes from Streptomyces sp. TLI_053 and encodes:
- a CDS encoding glycosyltransferase; translated protein: MPTTPLVSVVVPMYNDSRTVDLCLGSVLAQSHPVHEVIVVDDASTDDSAALAAAHPVTLVRAEHNGGPGATRNLGVEHATGDIVLFLDADLAMHPDAVAEAVAVFAEHPEYGAVFGVPDKEPLFPEGPVGQYRILQYHYWRKSAEGLVSGGFYALGAVRRTAFLEAGPFNPALRQTEEIDHAERLAARHPMLLTSRVRGRLSDENRIRPLLRKAFVRSRLRVPFYLDRGRAMQGMETPGRALASVLAALTLLSLPVIVLEPAAALATALLLAAFVLTDLGQYRFVRQERGYRFLAFFTLCHLLLNAVVTAGLAAGVAQFAVSRRFRRMYRQDGPVGEPVPGPVSRPDPEPEPTRARRIARRLRTWYGRALVGLTGAWLLYAFFRWSVSGRWHWAILFDAVPPVLLVAVPLFLLLAAAGACGPRRGWALGLALPPLLLGLTTGSGLNWPALWHGERPVPPGALHVVSFNTQYWAASTGVDRLYDLIHRQNADVYLFQEHVVWQPGLGEDGYRRLDDDARLAAEFPGYHIARTGELLTVSRYPILEQRSVGTGAALGPDASFSRIFARDKVMRTDLQVGATVLSVYNVHVTVPLAPDLDPFSGFDFDSYFKRKFAWRQEEIRGLETELKGNPNRTLVAGDFNASPAMRDLDGIRSLADDAIRANNDFLPLSWKFSAPAGFDWDSAINRPYPLWRLDWSFTRGPVKVHRYDFRSAEGISEHRLQDLWLSL
- a CDS encoding class I SAM-dependent methyltransferase, coding for MVLKDLRTAVRTASGVELLERLPALRRPVDWLGERPVLHGLTLWAFGLRKPLFWDHVVTPEPRAELTEVRDLLEKNRERYAERLAGFVELGDALSGIPLRGTAAGSTPYWNNGWLPPLDALSLYGFLAELRPARYLEIGSGNSTKFARRAVEDLGLSTRITSIDPAPRATVDRLCDEVVRTPLQHADLAVFRELEPGDIVFFDGSHRLHMGSDVAVFFFEVLPVLRPGVIVHVHDIMLPADYPTSWRWRHYSEQYLLAALLTAAPGRFDVELPDAFVHADPELRRIAEPLWRRLGVTEHYEPGSFWWRHTG
- a CDS encoding AfsR/SARP family transcriptional regulator, yielding MLVHILGPLQVDVDGKPIPLGGRRSQLVLATLALTPNWVVPLDRLVDNLWGSAPPASARTQIRICVSQLRRAFADAGAPPVIETHPNGYRLRLGPGELDATLFNEEVARARLRAAAGHLPEAAAVLRQALARWTGPATAGLDCPPLESWARRLEENRLRAVEERVRLELALGRPGDLVGELLELVSAHPFREHLHALLMQALHRSGRTVEALGVYRTLRTQLVEELGLEPGPELRTLEQDILNGACPAS
- the bioD gene encoding dethiobiotin synthase, whose product is MSGDAGRHTDGGTGGRVLFVTGTGTEVGKTVTTAAVTAAALRAGLRVAVLKPGQTGVAPGEPGDAEEVRRLAGPAAPAPDALTLCELARYPEPLAPDTAARRSGLPCLAAEDVAKEVAALAERHDLVLVEGAGGLLVRYDEQGRTLADQARAVRGLGLPAEVLLVATAGLGTLNTTALTAEALAARGLPLLGVVVGAWPDSPGLADRCNLADLPRAAAGAPLLGALPEHAGRAADFTALAVAALAPALHGDWDAAAFTAEHGAG
- a CDS encoding adenosylmethionine--8-amino-7-oxononanoate transaminase, yielding MTQLSTDTLIALDRAHVWHPYGPMPGTATPYVVESASGVRLRLAEPVAGGRRELVDGMSSWWAAIHGYGHPVLDEAVRGQLGRMSHVMFGGLTHEPAVRLAATLVEITPEPLRHVFLADSGSVAVEVAMKMCLQYWQSVGRPEKRRLLTWRGGYHGDTFHPMSVCDPEGGMHQLWGGVLPHQLFAAEPPAGFDAPLDDAYARAFEELVERHAGELAAVIVEPVVQGAGGMRFHSPAYLRMLRELCDRHGVLLVLDEIATGFGRSGELFAADHAGVAPDVMCLGKALTGGYLTMAATLCTAEIADGISRGTVPVLAHGPTFMGNPLAAAVANASIDLLLGQDWATEVKRIGTGLGAGLADAAALPGVKDVRVLGAIGVVQLDHPVDMAAATEAAAREGVWLRPFRDLVYTMPPYITGDEDVARIARAVTAAAAAG
- the bioB gene encoding biotin synthase BioB produces the protein MDLLDTLTAKGLRGETPTREEALAVLATTDDELLDVVAAAGRVRRRWFGRRVKLNYLVNLKSGLCPEDCSYCSQRLGSKAEILKYTWLKPGQAAEAAKAGVSGGAKRVCLVASGRGPTDRDIDRVTDTVAAIKEADPAVEICACLGLLSDNQAERLKAAGVDAYNHNLNTSEGTYGDITTTHTYADRVDTVQKAHGAGLSACSGLIAGMGESDEDLVDVVFALRELGSDSVPVNFLIPFEGTPLAKEWNLSPQRCLRILAMVRFVNPDTEVRIAGGREVHLRSMQPLGLHLANSIFLGDYLTSEGQAGQTDLDMIADAGFEVEGMGESTLPRHRADIAAAATGGCGSGATAGPGGGCGTSVLSGESAGSAVGGGCGTGGGCGPCGGHDHAAPAASADDTAGAVPAGSDEVRTDLVRVRRRGAGTELAPNA